In Glaciimonas sp. PCH181, a single genomic region encodes these proteins:
- a CDS encoding AAA-associated domain-containing protein produces MPKITENQILNVNHVRRGFAKSQGELLVLDDVSMTLHEGEIVGLLGRSGCGKSSLLRIIAGLIHPTGGDVTYRGQPVNGPADGVAMVFQTFALFPWLTVLDNVEAGLEALGTPPAERRKRALAAIDLIGLDGFENAYPRELSGGMRQRVGFARALVVDPTLLLMDEPFSALDVLTAETLRTDLLDLWNDGRLPIKSILIVTHNIEEAVFMCDRILVLSSNPGRVIAEIKVPFAHPRNRLDPAFRQLVDDIYAKMTARLQLVTNPSGPSLDLGSRLNPVSTNLMAGLLETLAAAPYCGRADMPEISAHLHLEIDDLFPVAEILHYLGFAEMTEGDITLTTLGMEFAEYGVQQRKQVFAQQLLRQVPLAARIKSILQERKGQRAPRARFQQELEDYLSDEAAEETIDAIIRWGRYAEIFSYDDKREIFSLEDIAS; encoded by the coding sequence ATGCCAAAAATAACTGAAAATCAAATACTAAACGTTAACCATGTCCGCCGCGGCTTTGCCAAATCGCAGGGCGAATTGTTGGTACTCGATGATGTCAGCATGACACTGCATGAGGGCGAAATCGTCGGCCTTCTAGGGCGTTCAGGTTGTGGAAAATCATCTTTATTACGCATTATTGCTGGCTTGATTCATCCCACAGGCGGCGACGTGACCTATCGCGGTCAACCGGTCAATGGCCCTGCCGATGGCGTCGCCATGGTGTTTCAGACTTTCGCCCTATTTCCTTGGCTAACGGTTCTCGACAATGTCGAAGCCGGCCTGGAAGCATTGGGCACGCCGCCTGCCGAACGCCGCAAACGTGCGCTGGCAGCAATTGACCTGATCGGTCTCGATGGCTTTGAAAATGCCTATCCACGCGAATTATCTGGCGGGATGCGGCAACGGGTCGGCTTTGCCAGAGCGCTGGTCGTCGATCCGACCTTGTTATTGATGGATGAGCCATTTTCGGCGCTAGACGTACTTACCGCCGAGACATTGCGCACCGACCTGCTAGATCTGTGGAACGATGGTCGTTTGCCAATCAAATCGATCCTGATTGTGACCCATAACATTGAAGAAGCCGTCTTCATGTGTGATCGGATTCTGGTGCTGTCGTCTAACCCGGGCCGTGTTATTGCTGAGATTAAAGTCCCATTTGCGCATCCACGTAATCGGCTAGACCCGGCATTCCGCCAATTAGTCGATGACATTTATGCCAAGATGACGGCCAGATTGCAACTCGTGACCAATCCTAGCGGCCCTAGTCTGGATCTGGGAAGTCGTCTCAATCCGGTATCGACCAACTTGATGGCGGGTCTGCTAGAAACGTTGGCCGCCGCGCCCTACTGCGGCCGCGCCGATATGCCCGAGATTTCTGCGCATCTGCATCTGGAAATCGATGATCTGTTTCCTGTCGCAGAGATCTTGCATTATCTTGGCTTTGCCGAGATGACCGAAGGTGATATCACCCTTACGACGTTAGGTATGGAGTTTGCAGAATATGGCGTCCAGCAGCGCAAACAGGTGTTTGCCCAACAACTTCTGCGCCAGGTTCCTTTAGCCGCACGGATCAAATCGATTTTGCAAGAACGCAAAGGCCAGCGCGCACCGCGTGCACGCTTTCAGCAGGAACTGGAAGATTATTTGAGCGATGAGGCCGCCGAAGAAACAATTGACGCGATTATTCGCTGGGGACGTTATGCCGAGATTTTCTCGTACGATGATAAAAGAGAAATCTTTAGTCTGGAAGATATCGCCAGTTAG
- a CDS encoding ABC transporter permease subunit, whose translation MTLNVQALPLSKRLTPNRWDFLVFPLVIGIVAFSGIGVKETLAPLSSLATNVVTLDPHNLPEYAVRTTLRMLAAMAASLLFTLIYATLAAKSKRAEKILIPALDVLQSVPVLGYISFTVTFFIALFPGRVIGAELAAIFAIFTSQAWNMTFSFYQSLTTVPDDLKEVSRSFHLSGWQRFWKLEVPFAIPGLIWNMMMSMSGGWFFVVAAEAITVGDKSITLPGVGSYLALAISEHNLGAVGWVIVVMTIVIICYDQLLFRPLVAWADKFRMENTSAQFSPSSWLLNMIQRTRLIQAILAPFGLLFRRVITAPLRLGSGKIGSQKIAPPPSPLVDFAWNGGLLVIGCWVLWQVIAFVGAEVSISEVGSVLLLGVYTLLRVMLLIAIASLIWVPLGVLIGLRPRLAEKIQPLAQFLAAFPANLLFPVFVILIVRFNGNPDIWLSPLIVLGTQWYILFNVIAGAMAYPNDYREVSANFKIRGWQWWRKAMLPGIFPYYVTGAITASGGAWNASIVSESVSWGDTKLNAHGLGSYIAQYTAAGDFPRIILGIAVMSLFVVLFNRLLWRPMYHYADNKLNAH comes from the coding sequence ATGACTTTAAATGTCCAAGCATTACCTTTGTCAAAAAGACTTACTCCAAATCGTTGGGATTTTTTAGTTTTTCCGCTAGTTATCGGCATTGTTGCCTTCAGCGGAATCGGCGTCAAAGAAACGCTGGCGCCGCTGTCGAGTCTGGCCACAAACGTGGTTACGCTGGACCCGCACAATCTCCCTGAATACGCCGTTCGCACAACTTTGCGGATGCTGGCGGCAATGGCGGCCTCTCTCCTGTTTACGTTGATTTATGCGACTCTTGCCGCAAAAAGCAAGCGTGCCGAAAAAATCCTGATTCCCGCATTAGACGTGCTGCAGTCGGTGCCAGTACTTGGTTATATTTCGTTTACCGTCACGTTTTTCATCGCCCTTTTTCCTGGGCGCGTGATTGGGGCCGAGCTGGCAGCCATTTTTGCTATCTTTACCAGTCAAGCCTGGAACATGACGTTTAGCTTTTACCAATCATTAACCACCGTTCCAGATGACTTAAAAGAAGTATCGCGGAGTTTTCATCTATCCGGGTGGCAGCGCTTCTGGAAATTGGAAGTGCCATTTGCCATACCAGGCCTGATCTGGAACATGATGATGAGTATGTCCGGCGGCTGGTTTTTTGTCGTCGCTGCAGAAGCGATCACCGTGGGCGACAAAAGCATTACCTTACCCGGGGTAGGCTCTTATCTGGCGCTGGCGATCAGCGAACACAATCTGGGTGCGGTCGGATGGGTGATTGTGGTGATGACTATCGTCATCATCTGCTATGACCAATTGCTGTTCAGACCATTGGTGGCGTGGGCAGATAAATTTCGCATGGAAAATACTTCAGCGCAATTCTCACCCTCTTCATGGCTGTTAAATATGATCCAGCGCACGCGTTTGATTCAGGCGATATTGGCGCCATTCGGCCTGTTATTCCGCCGCGTAATCACAGCGCCTTTACGTTTGGGCTCAGGCAAGATCGGTAGTCAAAAAATTGCACCACCGCCTAGTCCGTTAGTGGACTTTGCATGGAACGGCGGGCTGTTGGTGATCGGTTGCTGGGTCCTCTGGCAAGTCATCGCTTTCGTAGGTGCAGAGGTCAGCATCAGCGAAGTCGGATCCGTCTTGCTATTAGGCGTCTATACGCTGTTGCGTGTGATGCTGTTAATAGCCATCGCCTCATTAATATGGGTACCGTTGGGTGTATTAATTGGACTGCGGCCACGTCTGGCAGAAAAAATTCAGCCATTGGCACAATTTCTTGCAGCGTTTCCGGCCAATCTATTATTTCCCGTCTTTGTCATTTTGATTGTCCGTTTTAATGGCAATCCTGATATCTGGCTTAGCCCCCTGATCGTACTGGGAACGCAGTGGTACATTCTTTTTAATGTAATCGCTGGCGCGATGGCCTATCCCAACGACTATCGTGAAGTTTCCGCAAATTTCAAGATTCGCGGTTGGCAATGGTGGCGCAAAGCCATGCTGCCAGGGATTTTTCCTTACTATGTGACCGGCGCAATCACAGCCTCTGGCGGTGCATGGAATGCCAGTATCGTGTCGGAATCCGTGTCTTGGGGCGATACCAAACTCAATGCGCATGGACTGGGTTCTTACATCGCGCAATACACTGCCGCTGGCGACTTCCCCCGCATTATTTTGGGGATCGCCGTCATGTCATTGTTTGTGGTGCTGTTTAACCGCCTGCTATGGCGACCGATGTATCACTACGCGGACAACAAATTGAACGCGCATTAA